In one Corallococcus sp. EGB genomic region, the following are encoded:
- a CDS encoding cation diffusion facilitator family transporter encodes MEASFLDRGAALQERNRKVRFVLLAILVANWVVAMAKLVFGLMAQSASVTADGLHSFIDGSSNVLGLVAMGVASQPADEDHPYGHGKFEALASLGIGAMIGVGMLELGRMAFDSLLHDKHPTVSVTMAAVMVCTLVINLAVTRVERHYGEKLKSSLLLADAQHTLSDVFVSIAVLISIGLVALGFPRADGLVALAVMVFVARVAYGIVRQAVGILSDTARLDPAQVTQHTLSVAGVRSCRDVRSRGMEESVYVDLKIEVDPQLTTAQAHEVADKVEETLQGAYPQVVDVVVHVEPARAR; translated from the coding sequence GTGGAAGCCTCTTTTCTCGACCGCGGCGCCGCGCTCCAGGAGCGCAACCGGAAGGTCCGCTTCGTCCTCCTGGCCATCCTCGTGGCCAACTGGGTGGTGGCCATGGCCAAGCTCGTCTTCGGCCTGATGGCCCAGTCCGCGTCGGTGACGGCGGATGGCCTGCACTCGTTCATCGATGGCAGCTCCAACGTGCTGGGCCTCGTCGCCATGGGCGTCGCGTCGCAGCCGGCGGACGAGGACCACCCCTACGGCCACGGCAAGTTCGAGGCGCTCGCGTCGCTGGGCATCGGCGCGATGATTGGCGTGGGCATGCTGGAGCTGGGGCGCATGGCGTTCGACTCGCTCCTGCACGACAAGCACCCCACGGTGTCGGTGACGATGGCGGCGGTGATGGTCTGCACGCTCGTCATCAACCTGGCCGTGACGCGCGTGGAGCGGCACTACGGGGAGAAGCTGAAGAGCTCGCTGCTGCTCGCGGACGCGCAGCACACGCTGTCGGACGTGTTCGTGAGCATCGCGGTGCTCATCTCCATTGGCCTGGTGGCCCTGGGCTTTCCGCGCGCGGACGGCCTCGTCGCCCTGGCCGTGATGGTCTTCGTGGCACGCGTGGCCTACGGCATCGTCCGGCAGGCGGTGGGCATCCTCTCCGACACGGCGCGCCTGGATCCGGCGCAGGTGACCCAGCACACGCTGTCGGTGGCGGGCGTGCGCTCGTGCCGCGATGTACGCAGCCGGGGCATGGAGGAGAGCGTGTACGTGGACCTGAAGATCGAGGTCGACCCGCAGCTCACCACCGCGCAGGCCCACGAGGTCGCGGACAAGGTGGAGGAGACGCTGCAGGGCGCCTATCCGCAGGTGGTGGACGTGGTGGTCCACGTGGAGCCCGCGAGGGCCCGCTAG
- a CDS encoding SpoIID/LytB domain-containing protein: protein MSRGNARRWAFYSLPVIPDKTRGSTRENRDGWPHGGYGAAAVSKAVLLLTALLLTSCAAPAPAPSPGTRGLGEPEVSVPSPTATDAGVTAPAASGLEDPLTSGLPGPQDLKRLDFRNGEPRLPIKLMEGRDVVTFSPRGRMRLRFGGPGDKVLDAPAGSRWTVRVTQGEPAQWSARLQLGEFRFTDKAGLAEAQEAWRARGLAVRTHTLGSVYGIAGKVIDNRRYLLLGDEALTPPAAAKKQAELLKRYGLRTTLFEEVRKPASAILELMDENDAVVGLAQDRLDAETPDGSGFDVRQVEYGVGYDFHAFEDRSFRGALQFAVDRSGKLAVVNVVGLEDLLKGLVPSEIFARAHPEALKAQAVTARGEVLAKVGIKHLADPYLLCSEQHCAVYRGRTGEAASTTAAVEATRGQALFSQDGRLVDSVYSAVCGGHTEDNDVVWGGPPDPSLRGRPDLLEPAPDVPAPSNLKAWLATSDVPAACKLSSFAQPSKFRWEKRFTQAQADALTEKLGVGSLQGLALSERGVSGRARLLTVTGTRGATQVRGELNIRRLFGMLNSSMATVEAERDAEGRLTGWVFRGGGWGHGVGMCQTGAIGRAEAGQSYPEILRFYFNGAEVAPIY from the coding sequence ATGAGCAGGGGCAACGCACGGCGTTGGGCGTTCTATTCACTGCCGGTCATCCCCGACAAGACGCGCGGGAGTACGAGGGAGAACCGTGACGGTTGGCCCCATGGCGGCTACGGTGCCGCCGCCGTGTCCAAAGCCGTCCTGCTCCTGACCGCCCTGCTGCTCACCTCCTGCGCCGCGCCGGCGCCCGCTCCTTCCCCGGGGACCCGGGGGCTGGGCGAGCCGGAGGTCTCCGTCCCCTCCCCCACCGCCACCGACGCGGGCGTGACGGCGCCCGCCGCCAGTGGCCTGGAGGATCCGCTCACGTCGGGGCTGCCCGGGCCGCAGGACCTGAAGCGCCTGGACTTCCGCAACGGCGAGCCGCGCCTCCCCATCAAGCTGATGGAGGGGCGGGACGTGGTGACGTTCTCCCCCCGCGGCCGCATGCGGCTGCGCTTCGGCGGGCCGGGCGACAAGGTGCTGGACGCGCCCGCGGGCTCGCGCTGGACGGTGCGGGTGACGCAGGGCGAGCCGGCCCAGTGGAGCGCGCGGCTGCAGCTGGGCGAGTTCCGCTTCACGGACAAGGCGGGGCTCGCGGAGGCGCAGGAGGCCTGGCGCGCGCGAGGGCTCGCGGTGCGCACGCACACGCTGGGCTCCGTGTATGGCATCGCGGGGAAGGTCATCGACAACCGGCGCTACCTCCTCCTGGGGGACGAGGCGCTGACGCCCCCGGCCGCCGCGAAGAAGCAGGCGGAGCTGCTGAAGCGCTACGGCCTGCGCACCACCCTCTTCGAGGAGGTGCGCAAGCCCGCCAGCGCCATCCTCGAGCTGATGGACGAGAACGACGCGGTGGTGGGCCTGGCCCAGGACCGGCTGGACGCGGAGACCCCGGACGGCAGCGGCTTCGACGTGCGGCAGGTGGAGTACGGCGTGGGCTACGACTTCCACGCGTTCGAGGACCGCAGCTTCCGGGGCGCGCTCCAGTTCGCGGTGGACCGGAGCGGCAAGCTCGCGGTGGTGAACGTGGTGGGCCTGGAGGATCTGCTCAAGGGCCTGGTGCCGTCCGAAATCTTCGCGCGTGCGCACCCGGAGGCGCTCAAGGCCCAGGCCGTCACCGCGCGCGGCGAGGTGCTCGCGAAGGTGGGCATCAAGCACCTGGCGGATCCGTACCTGCTGTGCTCGGAGCAGCACTGCGCGGTGTACCGGGGCCGCACTGGCGAGGCGGCCAGCACCACCGCCGCGGTGGAGGCCACCCGGGGCCAGGCGCTCTTCAGCCAGGACGGCCGGCTGGTGGACTCCGTCTACAGCGCCGTGTGCGGCGGCCACACCGAGGACAACGACGTGGTGTGGGGCGGCCCGCCCGACCCCAGCCTGCGCGGCCGGCCGGATCTTCTCGAGCCCGCGCCGGACGTGCCCGCCCCGTCGAACCTCAAGGCCTGGCTGGCGACGTCGGACGTGCCCGCCGCGTGCAAGCTGTCCAGCTTCGCGCAGCCGTCGAAGTTCCGGTGGGAGAAGCGCTTCACGCAGGCCCAAGCGGACGCACTCACGGAGAAGCTGGGCGTGGGCTCCCTCCAGGGGCTGGCCCTGTCCGAGCGCGGCGTGTCCGGGCGCGCCCGGCTGCTCACCGTGACGGGCACCCGGGGGGCCACCCAGGTGCGCGGGGAGCTGAACATCCGGCGGCTCTTCGGGATGCTCAACAGCAGCATGGCCACCGTGGAGGCCGAGCGGGACGCCGAGGGCCGGCTCACCGGTTGGGTGTTCCGGGGCGGCGGCTGGGGCCACGGCGTGGGCATGTGTCAGACAGGCGCCATCGGCAGGGCGGAGGCCGGGCAGAGCTATCCGGAGATCCTGCGCTTCTACTTCAACGGGGCGGAGGTGGCCCCCATCTACTGA
- a CDS encoding energy transducer TonB, whose product MGTGSSTDWRQRRARKQRAPLRYLVAAVLALLAQAAFVGFVLLMSVVQGSLPQEKRPARPTSVAMRPLSSEQWAKNRGQVAQQQTKPRPTEKREPKEEKKPDETKPNGQVVDVAPGNDQQSPDAKYLAEHNNTVEKETKARDQTAFYRNAMPQRTAPQKQEGTPQEQVQPPRVSGNNGQGADDRAQSQGGKKPVFEMPETRRKQEIAMKTDPHERGPGMAVKNQSESDPSEGNAKRLRIQPGQGEDSDQEGSAGRAGSPGLATLMPSQAAMDKVVGAAPNDMLQDQEEGDGTFLNTREWKYASFFNRVKQSVGMHWNPNEQLRMRDPTGNIYSGRDRQTLLSITLDERGAVKDIQVEKSSGLDFLDMEAVASFKRAQPFPNPPSGLLGRDATVRFQFGFFLEMGGGPRMRLFRQ is encoded by the coding sequence GTGGGCACGGGTTCCTCGACAGACTGGCGTCAGCGGCGCGCGCGCAAGCAGCGCGCGCCCTTGCGCTACCTGGTGGCGGCCGTCCTGGCGCTCCTCGCCCAGGCGGCCTTCGTGGGCTTCGTGCTCCTGATGTCCGTCGTGCAGGGGAGCCTCCCCCAGGAGAAGCGCCCGGCGCGGCCCACGTCCGTGGCGATGAGGCCGCTCAGCTCCGAGCAGTGGGCGAAGAACCGGGGGCAGGTGGCGCAGCAGCAGACCAAGCCCCGGCCCACGGAGAAGCGCGAGCCCAAGGAAGAGAAGAAGCCGGACGAGACGAAGCCCAACGGCCAGGTGGTGGACGTGGCGCCGGGGAATGATCAGCAGTCCCCGGACGCGAAGTACCTGGCCGAGCACAACAACACGGTGGAGAAGGAGACGAAGGCCCGCGACCAGACGGCCTTCTACCGCAATGCCATGCCCCAGCGGACGGCGCCCCAGAAGCAGGAGGGCACGCCGCAGGAGCAGGTGCAGCCGCCGCGAGTGTCGGGCAACAACGGCCAGGGCGCGGACGACCGGGCGCAGTCCCAGGGGGGCAAGAAGCCCGTCTTCGAGATGCCGGAGACGCGCCGCAAGCAGGAGATCGCCATGAAGACGGATCCGCACGAGCGCGGCCCGGGCATGGCGGTGAAGAACCAGTCGGAGAGCGACCCCAGCGAAGGCAACGCGAAGCGCCTGCGCATCCAGCCCGGCCAGGGCGAGGACAGCGACCAGGAGGGCTCGGCGGGCCGCGCGGGGTCTCCGGGCCTGGCCACGCTGATGCCCTCGCAGGCAGCCATGGACAAGGTGGTGGGCGCGGCGCCCAACGACATGCTCCAGGACCAGGAGGAGGGCGACGGCACCTTCCTCAACACGCGCGAGTGGAAGTACGCCAGCTTCTTCAACCGCGTGAAGCAGAGCGTGGGCATGCACTGGAACCCCAACGAGCAGCTGCGCATGCGCGACCCGACGGGGAACATCTACTCCGGGCGCGACCGGCAGACCCTGCTGTCCATCACCCTGGACGAGCGCGGCGCGGTGAAGGACATCCAGGTGGAGAAGAGCAGCGGCCTGGACTTCCTGGACATGGAGGCCGTGGCGTCCTTCAAGCGCGCGCAGCCCTTCCCCAACCCGCCGTCCGGCCTCCTGGGGCGGGACGCGACGGTGCGCTTCCAGTTTGGCTTCTTCCTGGAGATGGGCGGCGGCCCCCGGATGCGGCTGTTCCGACAGTAG